Proteins found in one Anopheles aquasalis chromosome 3, idAnoAquaMG_Q_19, whole genome shotgun sequence genomic segment:
- the LOC126574091 gene encoding protein bunched, class 2/F/G isoform isoform X1, translating to MGSCTRRHFLLSICFLQLLFVIERQVFDFLGYMWAPILVNFFQILFVIFGIFGAYQYRPRYLVAYSLWSLLWLGWNVFLICFYLNIGILNRDSDILNLGTGSVSWFEENGYGCRAIFSPNSTTLDPFRPPRPDRVEGCLLEYHIVEVAHSGLHAALAFLGIFGAICLGHTFLDEDDSFDFMGGDAKSPQHTAVHPMYVSYSSLPTTNSGNSTQLKQTASSAKLLLTAGGGVVGGDGDAGQTHIKEQQPHPPSQALTHPQPPNSNNNNNNNSFPPVGGPRGVRGAVGGTGTGGVLMAKLNGHGPPPSIGGRTGATTATSVTSNHSPSNTNTLLSSSSCSPSSTFTNILNSSSSPASVSHHPHHHHHNHHHHGQQQQQQQQQQQQQQQQISGGHAPQHLRNSSNSLNSGGSRVILLQHQDSSESSSSPPMVPTRGLSRNASFSKATAGTGGAPAGLRKNGSSSSVSVLRYTDVTNGSAAPTRQASGADDDDDTFFIPRSASSYQPRSTHFGISNPFNALPQAVGGEGGRTRGYRAASIEDGRRAGAPAGGGLLSGSAHQLATNGGGQNGGVVAMAQKRNSLVGLPPPGGVTSGRGSPVSTCTSPPVPPLPQHFQRANGEPPNGGSNAYLTRSPNLSRIARRQQQQQQQQGREAGSSLTGSNGSMAANSVNNNHGGSFNSHHHHNGNNNNVPGGYFHRTGSSGRLTNASNSSTAHQCDQIREFHPAKPVGFYAATPVVAASPENNNYHHHHHHHPQQQHLQYQGALPAGVGGMVMHRAKSQDRLAYRSRRPPPASSAGRGGGAHQHHQYHQQQRPRSFCSNNGAYPDYVILEHPGN from the exons CTGTTCGTCATCGAGCGCCAGGTGTTCGACTTTCTCGGCTACATGTGGGCACCGATCCTGGTGAACTTCTTTCAGATCCTGTTTGTGATATTCGGTATCTTCGGTGCCTATCAGTACCGGCCGCGGTACTTAGTAGCG TACTCACTCTGGAGTTTGCTGTGGTTAGGATGGAATGTCTTCCTAATATGCTTTTACCTTAATATAGGAATCTTAAATAGG GATAGCGATATACTGAACCTGGGCACGGGCAGCGTGTCGTGGTTCGAGGAGAATGGCTACGGTTGCCGGGCAATCTTTTCACCCAACTCCACCACGCTGGATCCGTTCCGGCCTCCCCGGCCCGATCGGGTCGAAGGATGTTTGCTGGAGTACCACATCGTGGAGGTGGCGCACTCGGGCCTCCATGCAGCGCTGGCG TTTTTGGGAATCTTTGGTGCCATCTGTTTGGGACACACGTTCCTCGATGAGGATGACAGCT TCGATTTTATGGGAGGCGATGCGAAGAGCCCACAGCACACGGCCGTGCATCCCATGTACGTGAGCTATAGTAGTTTACCGACCACCAACAGTGGCAACTCGACCCAATTGAAGCAAACGGCCAGCAGCGCCAAGCTGCTACTAAcagccggtggcggtgtcgttggtggtgatggggatgCTGGGCAAACGCACATCAAAGAACAGCAACCACACCCCCCATCGCAAGCGCTGACCCATCCACAACCCcctaacagcaacaacaacaacaacaacaacagcttccCTCCGGTCGGTGGACCGCGTGGTGTACGGGGGGCAGTgggaggaacaggaacaggaggcGTGTTAATGGCAAAGCTTAACGGCCatggtccaccaccatcgatcggGGGCCGCACgggtgccaccaccgccacctccgtCACTAGCAATCACTCACCCTCGAATACTAACACACTCCTGTCATCCTCATCCTGCTCACCGTCATCAACGTTCACGAACATCctcaacagtagcagcagcccggcAAGTGTTAGccatcatccgcaccaccaccaccacaaccatcatcatcatggtcagcaacagcagcagcagcagcagcagcagcagcagcagcagcagcagatcagcGGTGGCCATGCACCGCAACATCTtcgcaacagtagcaacagtttGAACAGTGGCGGTTCCCGGGTGATCCTGTTGCAGCACCAGGACAGCAGTGAATCCTCGTCCTCCCCACCGATGGTACCGACCCGTGGCCTAAGCCGGAATGCTAGCTTCAGCAAAGCGACGGCCGGAACAGGAGGTGCGCCAGCAGGGCTGCGTaagaacggcagcagcagtagcgtcaGCGTGCTGCGTTACACCGACGTAACGAACGGTTCGGCGGCGCCGACAAGGCAGGCCAGTGGtgcggacgatgatgacgatacgTTCTTTATACCACGCAGTGCCTCGTCCTATCAACCGCGCAGCACACACTTCGGCATTAGCAACCCGTTCAATGCGCTACCGCAGGCggtcggtggtgaaggtggtcgaACTCGTGGCTATCGAGCGGCCAGTATCGAAGATGGACGAAGGGCAGGGGCACCAGCGGGGGGCGGACTACTGAGTGGTTCCGCCCACCAGCTCGCCACCAATGGAGGCGGCCAGAATGGAGGTGTTGTGGCGATGGCACAGAAGCGTAACTCGCTGGTCGGGCTGCCACCGCCGGGAGGCGTCACCAGTGGCCGTGGATCACCGGTGTCGACCTGTACCTCACCGCCGGTGCCACCACTACCTCAGCACTTTCAACGAGCGAACGGAGAGCCACCAAACGGTGGCAGTAATGCGTACCTGACGCGATCGCCCAATCTCAGCCGGATCGCTcgaaggcaacagcagcagcagcagcagcagggaaggGAAGCTGGATCATCGCTGACCGGCAGCAACGGTAGCATGGCGGCCAACAGtgtcaacaacaaccacggGGGCAGCTTTAatagccaccatcaccacaatggcaacaacaacaacgttcCGGGTGGTTACTTCCACCGAACTGGCAGCAGTGGCCGGCTGACGaatgccagcaacagcagcacggcgCATCAGTGTGATCAGATCCGGGAGTTTCATCCGGCCAAACCGGTTGGCTTTTATGCGGCAACACCAGTAGTAGCCGCGTCACCAGAGAACAataattaccaccaccaccaccaccaccatccgcaacaacagcacctgCAATACCAGGGAGCACTGCCGGCCGGTGTCGGAGGGATGGTGATGCACCGGGCAAAGTCACAGGATCGGTTAGCGTATCGTAGCCGCCGGCCACCACCCGCCAGTTCGgccggtcgtggtggtggtgctcatcagcaccaccaataccatcagcagcaacggccaCGCTCGttctgcagcaacaacggtgCCTATCCGGATTACGTCATACTGGAGCACCCCGGGAACTAG
- the LOC126574091 gene encoding AT-rich interactive domain-containing protein 1B isoform X2: protein MGSCTRRHFLLSICFLQLLFVIERQVFDFLGYMWAPILVNFFQILFVIFGIFGAYQYRPRYLVAYSLWSLLWLGWNVFLICFYLNIGILNRDSDILNLGTGSVSWFEENGYGCRAIFSPNSTTLDPFRPPRPDRVEGCLLEYHIVEVAHSGLHAALAFLGIFGAICLGHTFLDEDDSSNRNSKKAAKHRQSLYSIEFSRPVDTIRGAHPNEAYDDDDLIGAGVAAGGGPSSLSPKPMTPRRVKRRSVMQRGTTGTMGSTRHSTSSRRGHSSAAAAAAAAAAAAAAGTGHHHHHNRSSMRASRRKMMHQNPVTKLLNQQQQLAQQHYGQHHHHHHHRDSHVAATPEYQDDAGTMTLTKTFPPFVHNKNPDLTESNLKSLNNDYILGQMNNFGNNVVTGGGAATAGSISGGLVGGTNNLNTFGDHQQHQQQQQQYQQVPPLPPHRHQVHTPTLPLDGGSPIDPIYYNMNSSSPLLQQQTSWATATPQGNQQQQQQQQQHQHQFPGGLGGLSNPVYQHSNANLANHSPELNEEYYGTNGNPNRPPSVRSSYSNFHGTRPLSSYLGGGTGAGGGLAGAGAGGGITNRGYNVSPSTAPAPVENVFASLTASNVAVAAGASGGVGGAVSSDPMAIPQLPNRRSVSRESLRAMQFLNSGPPAYNLNYHTPPDSETTM, encoded by the exons CTGTTCGTCATCGAGCGCCAGGTGTTCGACTTTCTCGGCTACATGTGGGCACCGATCCTGGTGAACTTCTTTCAGATCCTGTTTGTGATATTCGGTATCTTCGGTGCCTATCAGTACCGGCCGCGGTACTTAGTAGCG TACTCACTCTGGAGTTTGCTGTGGTTAGGATGGAATGTCTTCCTAATATGCTTTTACCTTAATATAGGAATCTTAAATAGG GATAGCGATATACTGAACCTGGGCACGGGCAGCGTGTCGTGGTTCGAGGAGAATGGCTACGGTTGCCGGGCAATCTTTTCACCCAACTCCACCACGCTGGATCCGTTCCGGCCTCCCCGGCCCGATCGGGTCGAAGGATGTTTGCTGGAGTACCACATCGTGGAGGTGGCGCACTCGGGCCTCCATGCAGCGCTGGCG TTTTTGGGAATCTTTGGTGCCATCTGTTTGGGACACACGTTCCTCGATGAGGATGACAGCT CCAACAGAAATAGTAAGAAAGCGGCCAAACACCGGCAATCACTGTACTCGATCGAGTTCAGCCGGCCGGTCGACACGATCCGCGGTGCACACCCGAACGAGGcgtacgacgatgatgatctgaTAGGAGCGGGCGTGGCGGCCGGTGGCGGACCGTCCTCACTGAGCCCCAAACCGATGACACCGCGGCGAGTCAAACGCCGTTCGGTGATGCAACGTGGCACTACGGGAACGATGGGTAGCACCCGGCACAGTACCTCCAGCCGCCGAGGACACtcatcagcagcggcagcggcggccgcagcagcagcagcggcagcggccggaaccggtcatcatcatcatcacaacaggagcagcatgcGAGCGTCGCGACGTAAGATGATGCACCAGAACCCGGTGACGAAGCTGctgaaccagcagcaacagctggcgCAGCAACATTacggccagcatcatcatcaccatcatcaccgggaCTCGCATGTGGCCGCAACCCCGGAATACCAGGATGATGCCGGTACAATGACCCTCACCAAAACCTTTCCACCTTTCGTGCACAACAAAAACCCGGACCTGACGGAATCGAACCTCAAATCCCTCAACAACGACTACATCCTGGGGCAGATGAACAACTTTGGCAATAATGTtgtgactggtggtggtgctgctactgccggttCGATCAGTGGTGGTCTCGTGGGTGGCACTAACAATCTCAACACCTTCGGTgatcatcaacagcaccagcagcagcagcaacaatatcAGCAAGttccaccgctaccaccacatCGGCATCAGGTCCACACACCAACGCTACCCCTCGACGGTGGCAGTCCAATCGATCCGATCTACTACAACATGAACTCATCGTCCCCgttgctccagcagcaaacgtCCTGGGCCACGGCAACACCGCAAggtaaccagcagcagcagcagcagcagcagcagcatcagcaccagttCCCGGGGGGACTCGGTGGTCTCTCGAATCCGGTCTATCAGCACTCGAACGCCAATCTTGCCAACCACAGCCCGGAACTGAACGAGGAGTACTACGGTACGAACGGGAATCCGAATCGGCCACCGTCCGTGCGGTCCAGCTACTCGAACTTTCATGGCACGCGACCCCTCAGCTCGTACCTTGGTGGGGGAACAGGCGCAGGTGGGGGTCTAGCCGGGGCAGGTGCCGGTGGCGGGATCACAAACCGTGGCTATAACGTGTCCCCCTCAACGGCACCGGCCCCAGTGGAGAATGTGTTTGCCAGCTTAACGGCCAGCAAcgtggcggtggctgctggtgccagtggcggtgtcggtggtgccgTATCGAGCGATCCGATGGCGATACCGCAGCTACCGAACCGGCGATCCGTGTCGCGGGAGAGCCTGCGGGCGATGCAGTTCCTCAACAGTGGTCCACCGGCGTACAATCTTAACTATCACACACCGCCCGACTCCGAGACGACCATGTGA